Proteins encoded together in one Nitrospirota bacterium window:
- a CDS encoding choice-of-anchor D domain-containing protein, protein MKRSFAGALLFLLVLSAGQGGYGENAKGAPDLAVSPSKHDFGVLGVPLESKTRVFTISNTGAAALVVSGIVLSDTANYSLDMNTGPDPCGSVTPRIAPGGHCTFAVTFYPQSQGILDASITVLSNDPDTPRMSVPLKGFGLLCYC, encoded by the coding sequence ATGAAGAGGAGCTTTGCGGGCGCACTGCTTTTCCTGCTCGTTCTTTCAGCGGGACAAGGCGGCTACGGAGAAAATGCGAAAGGAGCGCCCGACCTTGCCGTCTCCCCTTCGAAGCATGACTTCGGCGTCCTGGGTGTGCCCCTGGAGTCGAAGACCCGGGTTTTCACCATCTCCAACACGGGCGCCGCAGCCCTGGTCGTCTCCGGCATCGTCCTTTCGGACACCGCCAATTACTCCCTGGACATGAATACAGGCCCGGACCCGTGCGGGAGCGTAACGCCCAGAATTGCCCCCGGCGGGCACTGTACCTTCGCGGTCACTTTTTATCCCCAGTCCCAGGGAATACTGGATGCGAGCATCACCGTCCTGAGCAACGACCCCGACACCCCCCGCATGAGCGTCCCCCTGAAGGGTTTCGGCCTTCTCTGCTATTGTTAG
- the extI gene encoding selenite/tellurite reduction operon porin ExtI, whose amino-acid sequence MNVINRKLLFSLLALAFFVGVSAETASAAAVLRVSDQSWLAVTYEMQLYFQYRDQGTGPDRGDDTTDIYFRRNRLGFRGQVTDKYGFVLQIEHQGDRSIDDIRVLDDPIDRFTVLDAFLYAKFYNALQLRVGLTKDPLVREHNEGCFFPLSIDRSLFVYTPLRRRSRDFGLLLWGNVYDNKIQYKVAAMKGLNRRDAPESSLRYTARVHLTLLDPENLPIYFGTYLGKKKVFTVGAGVQYQPDAVFGNVAAGTFPKDYLAWTYDIFFEYPVKSVGTFTASAAFLDIDFDDAYKGGDPDPFAVGIDGEKNGWYTKAGYMLPDKVGPGQVQFFGRYEEWKFAQLQGILDQKIDWYAAGLNYYLNGQNLRVSFEYSMNDFEKENPENQDFNTFTTMLQFRF is encoded by the coding sequence ATGAATGTAATAAACAGAAAACTTCTTTTTTCGCTTCTCGCGCTGGCCTTCTTCGTGGGCGTGAGCGCGGAGACGGCCTCTGCCGCCGCCGTATTACGGGTGAGCGACCAGAGCTGGCTGGCCGTCACCTACGAGATGCAGCTTTACTTCCAGTACCGGGACCAGGGCACCGGCCCGGACAGAGGCGACGATACGACGGACATCTATTTCAGGAGAAACAGGCTCGGCTTCCGGGGCCAGGTGACCGACAAGTACGGGTTCGTGCTTCAGATAGAGCATCAGGGCGACAGGAGCATCGACGACATCCGGGTCCTGGACGACCCCATAGACAGGTTCACCGTGCTGGACGCCTTCCTGTACGCGAAGTTTTACAACGCCCTTCAGCTCCGGGTCGGCCTGACGAAGGACCCGCTGGTGAGGGAGCACAACGAGGGCTGTTTCTTCCCCCTGAGTATCGACCGGTCCCTCTTCGTCTACACCCCGCTGCGCAGGCGGTCCCGCGACTTCGGCCTGCTCCTCTGGGGGAACGTGTACGACAACAAGATACAGTACAAAGTCGCGGCGATGAAGGGCCTGAACAGGAGAGACGCCCCCGAGAGCAGCCTGCGCTACACGGCAAGGGTCCATCTCACCCTCCTGGACCCGGAAAACCTGCCCATCTACTTCGGAACGTACCTCGGGAAGAAGAAAGTGTTCACCGTCGGCGCGGGAGTCCAGTACCAGCCGGACGCGGTTTTCGGTAACGTAGCCGCGGGCACCTTTCCCAAAGACTACCTGGCGTGGACCTACGACATCTTCTTCGAATATCCCGTCAAGTCAGTGGGCACCTTCACCGCCTCGGCGGCCTTCCTGGACATAGACTTCGACGACGCGTACAAGGGCGGCGACCCCGATCCTTTCGCGGTGGGCATCGATGGCGAAAAGAACGGCTGGTACACCAAGGCCGGGTACATGCTGCCCGACAAGGTGGGACCGGGCCAGGTCCAGTTTTTCGGCCGTTATGAGGAGTGGAAGTTTGCACAGCTTCAGGGTATATTGGACCAGAAGATAGACTGGTACGCCGCCGGCCTGAACTACTATCTGAACGGGCAGAACCTGAGGGTCAGCTTCGAGTACTCTATGAACGACTTCGAGAAGGAGAACCCGGAGAACCAGGACTTCAACACATTCACCACGATGCTTCAGTTCCGGTTCTAA